The sequence TCATGTctaatgatgtttttttttagtcctaTAATGAAAGTAGGCAAATTTAGACTCACTTGCAGCAGAGCCCCGTGCAGATTATGGAGGCACTTTTTCAACTGTGTCATCTCAGAGGTTTTGGACTTCCGGCAATCCATGACGATGACTTCATCAGCTATGTTCAGGTGAGTCTTAAACATGCCGCTCATTTCCCGGAGAAAGTTCTCAGCTCTTCTTCTGCCTGTAGAAAATAGAATTCTTCATCCGTAAAGGTCAAAATTGATAGCGGTTAGGGTAAGAATTGTTTTCCTGACATTTCCTTACACTGACTTCTACTTAATTTTTTCCAAAGTTTTAATGTAAGGAGGAAGTGTAAACAAGCCATTGCCAAAAGGGTCTACAAACCTCCGTCCTTGTCCCTGATCATGTCGCCGTGACTCGCCACGAGGACCACGTCTGGGTAGTTGTTTGGGTCGGCATTGCAGGCTTTGATGCTGCACAGCCACTGGTGGACCTTCGGAAGAGATAACTCACATGTGCATGAGGGACGACACAGTTTCCAGAACACTGACACTGGAGTCGTGCCGTGGTATACATAAGCACATCTGCGAAACCATTGTCTTCATAGTTTCTTTCTTAATCCAATGGTGATGTGTTTACAGGATTGTTGAAATAACACAAAACTAACTACAACAGCATAGATACAATACCTGTCCTTTCTGCACATTGGGCTCATCCGTGCTTTTGTAGTTTACAATGTAGATGGTGTTCTTTGCGTCCAGTAGCATGGCGTGCGTGACGTAGAACTGGGTCTGTCCGGCGAAGTCCCACACACTTGCCTCCCCCACCCCCGGGATCCTCACAATCTCGACTTCTATCCCGGGGGTGGGGACATACGGCTGTGTCACATCTCTCTTCAAAAGCTCCTTCAAAGGTAGTATCTAACAAAAATTTGGAGGGGAAGACAAAACAGTTTAGCATAGACGTGGCATGTGCTCCTTGTGTAACCTTAACCGCACCTTTCTCACTTCAGATCTATATACTTGAAGGAGCACTCCAGAAGGGAGTGTCATTTTCCAGTAGATtgtgtatcaatgaatacataagcAGCTGGCTTTTTGCAGAATTccacttgtggtgaattacgcgacgtgtgttttgtaaaacaaaatgaTACTCACTAATCCTATGCAGACACTATCCTTGTATTCCCTGTACCATAGTATACGTATAGATTCATCGTAACTATTTTCGGCAtaagtgggtactttatcgcaCACGGTAAGTTGTATGCATTTTTACTTCcgaaaattattatctattggaaaatagcaCCCCCTTCTGAAGTTTAGTGCTCCTTTATGTTAGTGTTTAATTCTTTTGCTTTGATTATTTTACAATTGCATCTCAATCTACTTTCATGGTAGCTAGCTTGATGTATGATTTTGACATGGAAGAACCGCTTATATATTTGTGTttcaatcaatatttcaaaaaggGCTACTTCATTCCATGTTAGTTAATGCGCGAGCTCACATATATATTCATGTCCCTTAAAAACGTTTAAACAAGAAATATACGAAGAACGTACATGCATCTGTTTGTTCTATCTTATAAACTACGCATACctatatatacatgcatcatCAAATGTATTCTGAGCTCACCCTCTCTAGAGCTTTAATCAGTGTTGTCTTGCCGACCTTGCCGTGACCGACCACGAACACTTTGATTCTTCTCTTCATCTTCACCCCTCCTGTTTTTGCCATCAACTCACTTTGCCTCTGATCCTGTTGTCGtttctaaaacaaacaaacaaacaaacaaacaaacaatattgtAAAAAATCAGATCTAAGATCATCACTTTAGAGACTGTACCAACTAAATCTAGTGGAATGGTGTTTCTACCATTGAATCAGTGATGTTGAAATTACGTTGTATGTGGAAGCTTAGGAGTTGGATATAAATTGAAGCAAGCAATATCAGATGATTATAAGGGTTGGTTGTGTCCTGTACCTGCAATACTCTTCGGATCATCTGATCTGTCCCTGACAGCTCCAACGCAGTTTTCCCGTCCTAGAAAGACGATAATAGGGTCACATAATAAGGTTTTACCAGTACCCAAGGAAGCATTGTGACCTCAGTGACACAAGCACGCAGGTCAAGCAAGACATGCGAATGTAATTAGTTCACCAAAGAATTTGCCTGACTCGTATTTTCTACTATGTATTGCTGATTTTTCTTCATGTAACAACTTCGTTAAGCTATAGGTGAAACTGCAAACTTATACAGTATGTCAGCTGAGAATGTCCACGTCTACCTGAACAGTTCAGCTATATATACAGACTACACTTGAACACAATATGTCGCATGTATTTTCTATAAATTTCAATGCTCTTTTGTTGCAGCGCGTGCACCTACTTCATTCTTTGCTAACGCGTCCACCCCTGCTGTTGAGGCAAGCAGTTGGACCATGGGATACCCTCCTTGAGAAGCAGCAATGTGTAGCGGCGTCTCACAAGTCTGCACAACAAATGTTAAAATTTAATGGGCAACGTATGCTTCGCGATTCAGTGATGAAGATGGGTTTAGCAACTTTGAGTTAGTGTCCAACTTGCATTCATGCCACCGACACACTCAGCCGTTTAATAGCAACAGCATTCTCTCTCTACGCATGTATCGTTAACAAATATGGCGACATTGTAATATATGAAAAAAGGTATCATCTTACGTCATCTTTTGTGTTGACAGCCGCTTTTTTGGCAATGAGAAGCTTTGCTATGTGGACGTGTCCTCCTTCTGCTGCCATGTGGAGGGCCGTGCGCCCCTGATGAAATATAGAAGTAGCGAAGGACTAGTTTTTCATAAAGCCTCTACTGTGATAGAAACCTTGTGACTAcggtagtatatatatatcagtcgATATCAACAACATTAAACATGTGTTCCGATCGAACCCTTTGACTGTCTCTGGTGCTGGACGTATTTCCATCTAGATGTATATTTCTGAACACCTTATTTTTCTGCCATCAAGTGACCAATAGCTACAGCAAATATCAGATAAAGGTTATAGTTACACGACGATAACCTACCCATGACGAAGTGCTTGTTGCATTCACGTCCACACCCTTATCTAGACATTCTTTCACGCGTTCTTCGTCGCCGTCGTCGGCAGCTTTGAAGAACTTTTCCTCCAAGTCAGCAGTAACGGACGGCCCCCTGTTCTTCCTTCCTGACATTCTAGGCCATTTCTGATGCAGGCGATAAACGGTATCATTTTATGACGCGCACATTAAGTTAGTACATGCATTTGAATCAACCAGAACCAAACTGTACATCTTCACTTGGCCATGAAGACAGAATGTTTCCGCCGGTCGAATTGACCAAGCACTCAACGACTTTCATCGccaaaaaaaaacgaatcttttaaagctttgtgtgttttgttgtctttttggtcatgctTGTacgtttgaatgatattcccattataaagtcaagggtaacacaaatccagtttaggacgcagcgacgccgccagtccagtgagaggggggcttaaggaagGCGATTGTGACAGGTGCATGTAGATAGTTGAACTGCCTGTCATTTTGACGTGCACATTGCACGTGTGATTTTCACAGTACGGGTCAGTCACCTTGGTAGGAGGTAGGGACAAGTCGCTAAAGCAGGGGGGGTAAGCATGTTATAAAGGTTATGTTGGCCGTCAGTAATGTGTGCCGTCAGAAATCACAACCCCTAATGATGTTTACCTGCTGCCTACCGACATGTGCAGGTAAATTGTAGGCCAAAAGTTATAAAGACATTCTTTGAAAGAAGTCATGTGTAGTATGCGTGAGGAACAATTTCTGTTGCACCGTATACACCGACTACATTACACCTCTTGACCCTCATTGATTGCACCTTAGTCTATAAAGGTAGATGATACTAAAGGCTTAAAAGACGATTTGTCTTCAAAATAACTATCATAAAACGGTAGCATTACATTACTTTGTTGTCATGCCACAAAGAAAAGAACGGTAGCTCGATATGTGCTTTTTACGGCTCTAAGTGCAAAGAAACATGTTTACACCACTTGTAACGTGAGAAGGGTGTTGACTCTAAAATCAATTGGCAGCGACTTTGTACCCTGAGGCATTTCCGCCATCGCCAACTCTAACATTCTCACGTCTATCACAAAATGGCGTGTTGTTGTTAGTTTAAGTTCACTGAACTGAAACATCAGTGTTTTCCAGTCTTTTGTTGACGTTTACTTCCTCAACCACTATTTCTTACTCACATACTGTATGTACAGGACGTACAGAACCTACCTTGACTTTGATGGCCAGGTGTTGTTTGCACACATGTTATGCTGTACAAACAGCCATGGTTTCTTAAGACTTGAAAACAAGAGGCCCTGTCAGCTCAAGGTACACTAACAGGTGAGGGTATGTGTTTTACCTGACTGGTCTAAGAACTGAACAGAAACAAGTTCGTGGTTTAAGGCGTTGAGACACGTAAACTGTATGAGGAAGATGAATAGCGAAATAAGGTCAAACCAACCTTTACAAAGAGTTCTGGTGTCAAATCTGTCACCAAAGTCGGGTCACTTCCACGCTTTGCGGTAGTTGTCTAGTATTTCCGGGAGGTCAATATGGGGTTTTCCAATACTCGTTGCCGACGTCTTTGACATCTCCTTTGTAGTTCACGACGCCAGCACACGTTACAAAAAGAGTCCCCAAAGATTCAAATAAGTTGCCATAATTTTGGCCAGGTAGATCTTGGCAGTCATAAAATGGAATACCACAGTACCCTAGGAAGGACCCCAAATCCCAAACTTGTTGGACGAGTATTACCAAAAGGCACGTGCCGGGTTACTTAAATTCACACTTAGAATGTTAACTTTTCTGTCGTTTGTAGAGTACATATCGACGCTGAGGTAAGGTACATGTTTCGGAATACGGAAGGTTTGTCTCGCATTATCAAATCTCAGAACTGACAAAAGCATCTGTTTGCGTAGCGTGCGTATACAGGGGTTAGTGACCCTGCACACTACTGGTAAGGGttacagtccttaggacgggactttaagccgtggtccactgttcattgtacttgtctaaAAGGAAAGCTCCTCATGGAGACAACACGTCACATACTGGCCTTGTGATAAGACGAAAACTAGCATAATCTACAGATAGCGACAGTGTATGGTGATAAACACAACACAGTCTGATGTTTCACACTTTCGGGATCACTCAAAGTCGGCTACCTGAGTACTAGTAGTCTATGGTGGTCAGTTAGGAGAGATGCATAAGTCGCAACAAACTTTATATAGCTTTAGAATGAAATGTCATAACTAATTATTTTTACTTACTTAACATCCACCTAGTAAAACACAATGGATGATAACTTCTTTTCATAATTTCATCATACATAGAGAACAATGAAGTGGTGATAACAAAGACTACGAAATGGTCTCGGATAGGTGTTTTTGCAGGTGGAATATCGACAACTTTAAGTATACAATGTTGCTAGGGCAGAAATCAAGATGCCCATATATAtccagacttgtttgtttgcataacATTTGTTTGGAATATGTAGAcctacatgaatgaatgaatgaaaactttattaccgTGCCTTGCGCCATTACCGGGTCTTTGTAGAGTGTAGACCTACATGTGTGCCGCACTTGGTGCTTTTATACACATTTTGCCCAATATGTCACATCTTTACACCTATGCTTCTGGATGCAAAAAGTTAAAAGAAAGTTTATGAAGGAACTGTTTGTGCTTTCGCATTCTCCTAAAGCAGAGCTGAATCTGTGTCGTAGAAACTCAGGCCtagtttctacgacgcggattcagctctccTACAAggacaccccgaccaatcgaatcacgtgaatcgcattgaaactcagattcgtatcagccatttccgacaaattcctttctaagttgcgttaacgactacatctgacaaaatagACTAGCCAGTGAGacgctggaaggtgtcagctttccagagatgttttcagattggcaattttggcactttggaagtaaaaGAAAGTggccgcgatttaacgtttaaagaaacgtagtagaaactatttttgtgtaaacgttaaatcgctattacttccaaagtgccaaaattgccaatctgaaaacatctctggaaagctgacaccttccagcgtCTCACTGGCTAGTctattttgtcagatgtagtcgttaacgcaacttagaaaggaatttgtcggaaatggctgatacgaatctgagtttcaatgcgattcacgtaattcgattggtcggggtgaaggAGAATGTGCTTTCGGTACCGCGGACTTCTACATATCATTGAACGCATTGTTGCCCTCCTTCAGTCAGAATGACACTTGCCTATAACGTGTCTGATGACTCCTTGATTATGGAAGTCCTGAAACATGGCGAACTCTTGCTCCATCTTGTGCCAGCGACCGTAGCCTCCCTGATCATAGTAGTGGTATGAGACGGTCCTGTTGTTGTAGGTGGGCAGGGGGTAGTAGCCGTACATGGAGATCCGGTCACAGAACGTCGAGGCCAGGGCGAAGGTGTTCAGGCCGGTTGACGGGACTCTCCAACGTTTCCCAGCAAGTTTGCTGTACAAACTGGAAGAGAATGACGTGAAGAATAGTCAGCAATTGCAGTTGAAAGGATATAAAAGCCAGATGTTCAGCTGTAGTACACTAGAGAGCTAATGAACTTTACCTTCGTTTTCCTGACCccaacccacctaccaaattaaatatcataaggatccatccacaacttctcgagttataccaTCCGGCAAACACTATGCGCATCTTGGAAAATAATAACTGGCCATGAATTAGTGGCAATATCCATCCTAACACATGTGCAAAATGCAGTCCATTCTTTTAAACGACTTACGCTTTGTTGCCCATTGCAGACTGGTGCGAAAACGCTGTTGTGACGGGGATTTTGTTCTCTCTGATGACTCGATCTATGGCCCTGAGTTTACTCTGTCCAGGGGAGCCCACAGTGGAGAGGGAATAACTGAATATCATCCCTGGCGACTCGCTCAGACGGGTAAGGGTAGCTCTTCTCGCGGTCTTATTCTTTGGCCCTAAGTCAGTGCAGACCGCCCACAGTTTCGCGTGGTTTATCGTGGTGAGGTTAGTCTTCCTCCCCACATCCTTGGCGTACGGAACAGTTGGCGGGAGGTTGTTCCGAATGACGAACTCGTGAGCGTCTATCTCCGCACCGCAGCCGCTGTCCAGCAGTATTCCCCCGTTCCCTACCACTGCGCATGTCCGGTAGTGTTTGACGCGCGTGTGCGTGACGTCACATGGCTCCTCTGTAGACTCTAGAAGTGTGAATTTTGCTGGGTTGCACTTCTTCAAAAAGATGTCGATGTCCTCGAAATTAATGATGTTCCGTTTTGGGTCAAAATATTCTCGGGTGATGTTTCTGTGTGGGAACAGTTTTGCTTTAGACAAGGATGATACTGGCAAAGATTGGCAATCTTGGTTAAATATGTCAAAATCATTGTATTTACTTAACACTTGTGCATCTATAGTTGTAGGAGACATTTCGGAAAGTCCGGGGCCCTCCCTTTACtttgctgtgtcaataaagtGCTTTACAATTGTAACTTACTGGATTTGGTGTATTCGTTCCATGTTGAAATGGTCCAGAATCCCGTCCGTGGGTTGTTCATGAGAGAGCGCGAACCTGTCAGTCGGAgaccctgtgtgtgtgtggctgtgcCTGTGAGCCACCATCGTGGGGAGATGGAACATACTTGTCCGTCTGTCGAACAGACTGACCACCAGTAGCATGGTCGTGACACCTAACGCCAGACACAGGGTGAATTCTCTGTTCGTGATCATTACTATTCAGCAGTCTGAGAGGAAACAAAAACGTCGTATCGCGTGTGAGCCCTGCATCTTGTTAACATATCTGGTTTCAAtcaattttgtgaaaaaaaagttaaaggtTACTAGGGAACGATAACAACCCCTGCGTCCTGCGACCGACCCTGTACTACAATAATGCAACCCTGCATTGTACGTGACCTCagacaaccaaggaggttgtatgGTGAATAACCTTGAGACAATGCACTAAATGAAAACGTTAATGATTAACGTTCACTCTTAACTAGAGAAGGGTTGAGCCCACAGCTCTTTATAAAAGATCGGATTGAAGGCTAAAAATGTGTGGTATTTAATAACGTGCCACCGAGGCACTACCAATCAGTACATTACCCTAGCGTTATGTTTTACATTTAGTTCTCGTCTGGTCACAATACACGTTTCTGCCCTCAAAACTGTCGTGGTATCTAAAAGCACAACCGGATTGACCTTTCATACTTTGATCCTTTTTATCTGTGGACAATATCTTCTGATGCAATTCCGACGCAGCACGTCTCTTTTATGATAAATGAATATTATGAACTCCAACATTTAGGATGGAAAATATACAACAAAATGACGACGTATTCAAGTGTGAGGATCGGTACCGAGCAACCGAACGATATATAACAGCTAGAAGTGTGGACTCTGGAAGTACAACACACAAATCTACAGACAGAATAACAAACAATATATAACATATGGGAGCTGCAGAACATAGCAGTGACTTCCAGCACTGCGTTTTTTTGTGGTCTAATAGCAGCAACGTTGTCAGGCAGGCCCTTATAGCACGTTTTACGTATACTTCCTCAATACGATGTGAACCTTAGCTATCATGTTAGCTATCATGGGCAATACAAATATTGTACGTACGTATATACTCAAATGTACCTATTCCCAATCGTGGAAAATAGCTAGGGCTACTTACTCTAGCATGTCACTCGAAGAGTGAACCGTCAGTGCCCCTCCATGTGGCATTTATAATATTAAAACTTCCACACGTTCTGATCACTGAGTACTGAGAACAGCAGGCTCGCCCCTCTTTTGTGATATAGGAAAGTGGGTTAATCATTGCAATATCTGTTGAATAAttgacacataaacaaggcgGTGACACGCTCAAGCTATGAATGCtacaataacaaacaaacaaaacagctacaacaagaaattgaatatctcatacctccatgaaatattttggggGTTATTGTCTTATTGCGAGTTTTTCCTTATTCATTATGAGATTTACTTCCAAATCTATATCGTTTTTgtattttgatgaaatatttttaTAAATTTCTTGCTCTGTCTTTCCGCTGATCGTGCAAATTATGCCCAAATCTATATCGTCTACGTATGGAGATGGTAACCTTAAGTTAGCTTACCACTTagtcatttaccactaaggaataaatatacattatgctaatgatgattcattatgcaaatgagctaccTATTTACATAGTTGATATGCAATCAGTAATGTTATGCCCACCCTGCATTCTTATGTCATACGTATCGAATCCCTATAACTCCTGAACTGCGGAAACACAGAAAGacaaacagatagacagacagacagacaaatagaaggacagacaggcacaacaaTACTTCCCTTCAGCGGAGGTGATTACTGCATAAACCGTTGATATCGCCAGGGGGCATCATTAGCTTCACAGAGAGCTCTCGTTCAAAGTCCAGCCCTCTCACGTCACATGACATCACAACCTTGACCTGACCTGAGCAACTCGAGCTCGCTACTTAAACGTATGTTCATGAAGTTTGGGATATATACATGTTCAACTGTACGTTACATGACCATATGACGAGCTCAACATTGGGCTATTGCAAGAATCTATAGCTAGTGCTATTTCTTACCTAGATTTGTAGAACATTCACTTTCTTTGGTCACGTTAGGATTGGTGTTAATGTTGTTTGAG comes from Branchiostoma lanceolatum isolate klBraLanc5 chromosome 2, klBraLanc5.hap2, whole genome shotgun sequence and encodes:
- the LOC136426662 gene encoding alpha-2,8-sialyltransferase 8B-like — translated: MITNREFTLCLALGVTTMLLVVSLFDRRTSMFHLPTMVAHRHSHTHTGSPTDRFALSHEQPTDGILDHFNMERIHQIQNITREYFDPKRNIINFEDIDIFLKKCNPAKFTLLESTEEPCDVTHTRVKHYRTCAVVGNGGILLDSGCGAEIDAHEFVIRNNLPPTVPYAKDVGRKTNLTTINHAKLWAVCTDLGPKNKTARRATLTRLSESPGMIFSYSLSTVGSPGQSKLRAIDRVIRENKIPVTTAFSHQSAMGNKALYSKLAGKRWRVPSTGLNTFALASTFCDRISMYGYYPLPTYNNRTVSYHYYDQGGYGRWHKMEQEFAMFQDFHNQGVIRHVIGKCHSD